GTCTGCCGGCCACCCGCTCATACGTCCAAGGCAAAGCACCTATAGCTGATATAATCCGTTCGCGCCGACGGACGCTCAGTCGACGATGATCATGCCGCGTGGATGGCGCGACAGCAGTTCGGCGCCATCCGCCGTCACCAGCACGTTGTCGATCAGCCGGACGCCGAGCTTTTCCTCGGCGATGAAGATCGGCGGCTCGACCGACAGGACCATGCCCGCCTCGAGCACATGGCGCGAACCGCCGAACATGTTGACCGGCTCGCCCCAGGACGGCGGGAAACCCGGCGCGAGGCCGTAACCGGAGGTGTGGATGCGGTGGCGGTCGAGCCCCTCGCGCGCGATCACGCGCTTCGCCGCCTCGTGCGGCCGGGTGGCCGGCACGCCGGCGCGGATCTCGGCGATCAGGGCATCGGCCGCCTCCAACGCAATCGCGTGCAGCTCGTTCATGCGCGGCGTCGGCCGGCCGATCGAGAACTGCCGGCCGATCGTCGCGGTATAGCGCTTGAACGCCGCGCCATATTCGACATTGCCGAAATCGCCCGGCCTGAGGCGCCGCTCGGTCGGCGCGCCATGGCTGAAGCAGGACCGTTCGCCGGAGACGAGATTGAGCGTGCTGGCCGGCAGGCCGCTGCCGTGCTTCAGAAGCGCGGCATAGACCGCGCCGGCGACGGCGAGCTCGGTCTCGCCTTCGGCGAGGCTCGCGGCGAACACCGCCATGGCGGCGTCGGCGATCTCGGCCGAGCGCCTGATATAGGCAAGCTCGGCCGGCGACTTCACCATCTTGAGATCGTGCACGAGATGGCTCGGTTCGGCGACGAGAGCGGCGCCGAGGATGGACTTCACGCCGAGATAGTGGTGCGGATGCAGGTAATAGGCGGGAACCTCGATGCCGACCCGGCCGCGCCGGAGATTGAGCCGGCCGACGATCCGCTCGAACAGCGCGAGCGGATCTTCCGGCTCCGGCCCGCCCCAGGTCTCGAGCTGGTCGATCAGCGCGTCCTCTTCGAACTCCGCTCGCTCGGATTCGCGCGTCAGCATGACCGTTGGCCGGTCCTCGGCCGGCACGATCAGGCACTGGAAGGCCTGGTAGCTCTTGGCATCGGAACCGGTGAGCCAATGGATCGAGACGGGATGGAACAGGATCATCCAGTCGAGCCCGGCCTCGGCGACGGCCTGGCGCACCCGCGCCCGGCGCGCGGCGAATTCGGCGCTGGTGAAATCATGGCGTGACATGGCGGTTGCAATCTCGGCCCGAGGATCGGGCCGAACCTAGGGCCGGGCTTCCGCCGCGTCTAAAGCCTTTAGATTATACCAGCTATAGACGCTTGGCATTATGCGCGACGACCGGCTTGATCCAATCTTGAAGGCGCGTCGGCGGTGACCTGGCCTTGCGACAAGCACGCCCGCCCAGCCCGGAACGGCGCGGAAGAACGAAGGGGAAGGCCCATGCCCGAGGCACGCCAGGCGATCGACCGCCGCGCCGCCATGGCGCCGGCGGCGGACATGACGCGGCGCAGCTTCACGCTCGCGGCCGCGCTGCCGCTCGTGCTGGCCGGCCCGGCGCGTGCCCAGCAGCGCCCCAAGGTCAAGCTGTGGGGCGCCTCCGCGACCGTCGAGGCCTATCACGGCTTCCTGTTTCTCGGAAATCCGCTCGGTTTCTTCAAGGACGACGGCGTCGACGTCGAGTTCGGCACCGCCGCCGGCTCAGCCGCGACGCTGCAGCTGATCGCGGCCGGCCAGGTCCAGATGGGCTATCTCGGCATGGACGTGCTGATCCTCGCCAAGGCGCGCAACCCGCAGCTGCCGATCACCGCCGTCTACCTGCAGGATCGCGGCAACATCTACGAG
This window of the bacterium YEK0313 genome carries:
- a CDS encoding putative peptidase, whose translation is MSRHDFTSAEFAARRARVRQAVAEAGLDWMILFHPVSIHWLTGSDAKSYQAFQCLIVPAEDRPTVMLTRESERAEFEEDALIDQLETWGGPEPEDPLALFERIVGRLNLRRGRVGIEVPAYYLHPHHYLGVKSILGAALVAEPSHLVHDLKMVKSPAELAYIRRSAEIADAAMAVFAASLAEGETELAVAGAVYAALLKHGSGLPASTLNLVSGERSCFSHGAPTERRLRPGDFGNVEYGAAFKRYTATIGRQFSIGRPTPRMNELHAIALEAADALIAEIRAGVPATRPHEAAKRVIAREGLDRHRIHTSGYGLAPGFPPSWGEPVNMFGGSRHVLEAGMVLSVEPPIFIAEEKLGVRLIDNVLVTADGAELLSRHPRGMIIVD